In the Paraburkholderia acidisoli genome, GCTGCCCTGCTGCAAGGCGCCGGTTGGCCCGGAAAAGCCGTTCTCGAGCACGAACAGCGCCTGATAGCCGCCGCCCAGATCCTCCTCCCCGCGCAAGCCGAAGCGGCTTCCCGAGAGCTTGCCCGAGGTCATTTCCCAGTTTGAGGCGCCGTGCTGGTTGTTCACGTACATCAAGCCGGTATCGACGATGCCATACAGCGTGACGGAGCTTTGCGCGAAGGCGCAGTTCATGCCGAATACCGCGGTTCCGGCGAGTGCGGCGGACACGGCTGTCCGGAGCGGAGCCGGTCCGCTCTTCAAAAGATTTTTCATGATGGCGATGAGTAAAGACGGGTAATCGTGAGTCCGGCGAACGCGTGATCCGGACCTCGGAATGCGGGGTTATCGGCGAAAGCAGCGCGCCGCTCGTGCCTAGCGCAGCCGCGAGTCCTTGCCGAAGATGCCGGCGGGAATCAGGAAGATCACGAAACAGGCGGCCACGAGCAGCAAGGCCGCCACCAGCATCAAGGCAAGCGCGAAGCTGCCGGTGGACTGTTTGACATGACCGATGACGATGGGCGCGAGAAAGCCGCCCACCTGGCCCATCGCACTGACGAGCGCCAGACCGCCCGCCGCCGCCGAGCCCGAGAGAAACGCGGTCGGGATCGTGAAGAACAGCGCGGCAATACAGAGGTAACCGATATTGATGGCCGCGAGCGTGATGAGCGCGCCATAGAGATCGTGATGGATCTGCGAGAGATAAACCACGGCGCAGGCCGTCACCAGCGCGCTGATGGCCCAATGCCAGCGGCGCTCCATGCGCTTGTCGGAACTGCGGCAGACGATCAGCATGCCGATGGCGCCTGCAATCGACGGAATGGCCAGCAACAGCCCGATATTGAGGATCGTGCCGCCGCCCAGTTGCTTCAGCATGAGCGGCCCCCAATAGTTGAGCACGCTGCCGACCCATGCCACCGGAAAATAGGCGAGCGCGACGATATACAGCTTCGGCGACTTCAACGCGGCGCCGAAATGGTGCGTTTTGTCCGAATAGCCTTTCGCCTTCTGTTCGGCGTCGAGCAGTCCGGTCACGAGCGCTTTTTCGTCCGCGCTGAGCCAGCGCGCCTGGGCCGGCGAGTCGGTCAGGAAGAAGAACATCGCCACGCCCACCACTACGGGCAGAATGCCTTCGATGAGAAACAGCCACTGCCAGTCGCGCAGCCCCGCGACGTCATTGAACGTATGCATGATCCAGCCCGACAAGGGGCTGCCGAACATGCCCGCCGCGGGCACCGCGAGCGAAAACAGCGCAATGGCGCGCGCACGTTTGTTGGCCGGATACCAGTAGGTCAGGATCAGCATCGCGCCCGGGAAGAAGCCGGCTTCGGCCGCGCCCAGCGCGAGTCGCGCGATAAAGAACTGGGTAGGCGTGTGCGCGAACATCGTCGAGGAGGAAATGAGTCCCCACAGGATCATGATGCGCGAAATGGTCTTGCGGGCGCCCACGCGCGTGAGCAGCAGATTGCTGGGCACTTCGAACAGCGTGTAGCTCACGAAGAACAGGCCCACGCCCAGACCATAGGCGGCATCGGTGAGACCAATATCGCCGCGCATGTGAATATAGGCGAAACCCACATTGATGCGATCGATGAACGCCAGCATGAAACAGATCGCCAGCGGCAAGAGAATTCTCAGGTGCACTTTGGCGTAGGTCGACTTCTCGACCGACACGCCAACCGGGTCGTATACGTCGCTCGCAGTAGGTTGCATTCCTTCACTCCTCGACTCTGCAATGATTGACGGCATCGTCACGCGCGGGGTTTCCCTTGCAACGTGGCGATGCGAAAGGGACCAACGAGGGGACCGACGAGCAGCGTTCAGAGATCGGGAAGCGGAATGGGCACGCCTGCGCGGCAGCGTGCGCCACGGCGCAAAGCGGCCATGGCTTTTAATGGGGGCGAGAGGCGAAAAGCGGTAGTGGACGTCATCGTGTTTGTCTCCGTGTCCGGCGCGTTGTGAGAGATTTATCGCCCTGTGGGCTAGCCGGTGGAGTCACTGTAGTGCGGCCAACCCTTATATACAATCAAGGAATATTTGGACATTCTTTCGCATCAGGTTAACAATGCCTCGCCGTACCCTGCCATGCGATTGACCAACCTTCGGCTGCTGCGTGTGTTCGATGCCGTCGCGCGCCTGAGCAGCTTCGTGGAAGCTTCGAAGGCGTTGCACATGACGCCGGCAGCCGTCAGCCTCGCCATCCGCGACCTGGAATCCTCACTCGACTTTCGCGTGTTCGAACGCACGACGCGCCATGTCCGCTTGACGGAAGCGGGCCGCAAGTTCTTCGTATGCGTGGAACGCGTCTTGACGGAAATTCGCGCCACCGAGAGTTGCGCGGCGTCGCTGCGGGCGGGCAATAACTTCGATACGGTGCGCGTGGCGACCACGCCGGCCGTCATCTCGTCGCTGCTCGGCGTGGTGCTCGAACGCGCGCCCGTGCTGTGGCCCAACGTGCGGATCACCTGCGTGGAAGTGCCGTCGCATCAGCTGGTCGAAGCCATCGACCTGCGGGCGGCCGACATCACCATCGGCGTGCGCCTGCCCAACGACGATTTCCACGAGAGCCAACCGCTCTTCGTGTCGCGCTGGGTCGCGCTGGTGCCTCGCACGCATGCGCTCGCGGGCCATCGCTCGCTGACATGGCGGCAGATCCAGAACGTCTCGCTCATCATCATCAACGAGTCGTCGCGGCTGCGCATTCAGTCCGCGCTGCCCGCGGATCTGGTGCTCGAAAACGTGCATTCGGTGAGTACCGCGATGTTCGCGGTCGCGAGCGCGGCCAACGGCGGCGGCATTGTCGTCGTGCCCGGTTATGTCAGTCCGTTGGCACTGCTACACAACCTCGACGTGGTGCCGATCACCGAACCCGACATTCCGCATCTGCTCGAAATTGGCGTGTCCCGGCAGCCGAAACCCGACCCGCACATTCTGCAGATCCGCGATTTTCTCGTCGAGCAGGTGCAGGAAACCTATAAGGATCTGGCGTGAGGTTCAAAGCGCTTTAACGCGCTTGCACGGGCGCCGCATACGCGTTTCCCCGGCCGCCGTGAAGCGCGCCGGGGAAACGTGGGCAAGGCAATCAGGCTTGCTGGAAGGTCTTGAGCGCGTCCATCGCCTTGAGCGAGTAGACATACGCCGCGCCCGCGTTCAGGGCGATGGCCGTCGACATCGCTTCCGCGAGTTCGGCCTCGGTCACGCCCGCCGCCTTGGCGGCCTGAGCATGCGAGGCGATGCAGCCTTCGCAACGCGTGGTGACCGCCACGGCGAGCGCGATCAACTCTCGCGTTTTCGCGTCGAGCGTACCGGTGCCGCCCTGCGCCTCGTTCAACCCGCGAAAGCCGCTCATCAGCTTCGGGTGGTGTTCGAGCAGCGTGGCCGAAGCCGTCCGGTTCTTCTTCAGCACTTCGACCCAGTTATTCAGAAACATCGTCTATCTCCTCGTTGATCAAGCATGAGGCGCAAGCGCGCCGGAATTCATCGAGCGAATCAAGCGCCCGTCGCCGTCGGACGATGCGGGTCGCTGGCCCACTCGCTCCACGAACCGGGATACAGGCGCGCGCCTCCCAGCCCCGCCGCTTCCAGAGCCAGCAGGTTGTGGCAGGCCGTGACGCCCGAGCCGCATTGCGCGACGACCTCGTTCGCCGGGCGTGCACCGAGTAGCGTTCGCCACTCGTCCGACAGTTGCGCCGCGGATTTGAAGCCGCCCGTGGCCGCGAGATTGTCCGTGTAGGGCCGATTGAGCGCGCCCGGAATATGTCCGGCTCGCGCGTCGATCGGCTCCACCACGCCTCGATAGCGTTCTGCGCCCCGCGCGTCGACGACCAGCGCCTCGCCGGTTTGCAGATTGCGCAGCACGAAGCCGGCGTCGACCCACATCGCGGCGGCCGGTGCGCTGGCTTCGTAGCGCGTCGCATCGTATCGGGGCGCGTCGGCGGCCACCTCGCCGCCCTGCTCGACCCACGCCTGCCAGCCGCCGTCGAGCACACACACGTCGGCATGACCGAGCCAGCGCAGCAGCCACCACAATCGCGCCGCGTACATGCCGCCCGAACGGTCGTAGGCAACGACCGCATCGTGCCGCCCGATACCTTGCCGGCCGAGCCACGCGGCGAACGCCGCGGGCTCGGGCAACGGATGCCGCCCGTTGGTTCCCGTCTTCGCGCCCGAGAGATCGTGGTCGAGATGCGCGTGGACCGCGCCCGGCACGTGACCCGCGCGAAACTCGGCCGAACCGGCTTCGGGGCGCGCGAGGTCGTGACTGCAATCGATCACGCGGCAGCGCGCGAGCCGGTCGCGCAGCGTGCGCGCGTCGATGAGCGTGGACGCGGCGAATGCGGATGCCGCCATCAGATCACTCCCGCCTCGGCCAGTTCGCGCAGTTGCTCGGCGGGGATCGCCAGCTCGGACGCGAGCACGCTCGCGGTGTGCGCGCCGAGGCCGGGCGGCGGCCGATGCTCGACGGGCGTATGCGAGAAACGAAACGGACTGCGTACGACCGGAATCTTGCCGAGTTCGGGGTGCTCGACTTCGGCGCGCAAACCGCGATGCACGACCTGCGGATGATCGTAGGCCTCGGCGATCGTGTTGACCGGCCCGCAGGGCACGCCCATGTCGCTCAGCCATGCGGTCACGTCGTGGCGCTTGAGGCCCGAGGTCACGGCCGTGATTTCCCGATCGAGTTCGAGCACGTGTTCGAGTCGCGCGCCGTTGGATGCGAAGCGCGGATCGCTCAACCAGGTTTCGCGCTTGAGCGCCTTGCAGAGCTTCTCCCATTGGCCGTCGTTGCCGATCTGGATCAGCAGCGGGCCATCGGCGCACTGATAGCAGTTCGACGGCGCAAACAGCCGGCTGCCATTGCCGATACGCGCGGCGACCTGCCCCGTCAGCAGGAAATTCTGCGAGAGATAGCTCGTTGCCGACATCGCGACGTCGAGCAACGCCACGTCGATGCATTGCCCCTCGCCGGTGCGCTGCTGATGGTAGAGCGCGGCCAGCACCGAAGACGTGGAGATCATGCCGGTCATCACGTCGATCAGCGGTACCATGGAGCGCAGCGGTCCGGCGCCGGGCTGGCCCTCGGGCAGACCGCAGGTGCTCATGATGCCGGACACGCCTTGCAGGATCGGGTCGTAACCGGGATAACGCGCCATCGGCCCGTCCTGGCCATAGCCCGTGATCGAGCAATAGACGATACGCGGGTTGATCGCCCTGACCGCTTCGTAGTCGAGCCCATAGCGCTTCAGGTCGCCCACCTTGAAGTTCTCGACGAACACGTCGCACTGCGCCGCCAGTTCGAGCACGAGCCGCCGCCCCGCGTCCTGGGTGAAGTCGATGGTGAGCGACTGCTTGCCGCGATTGACGCTGACATAAGCGGGCGTATAAGTGGTCCGGTTCCCTTCGGTATCCTTAAGAAATGGCGGGGACTGACGCATTTCGTCGCCGTTGCCGGGCCGTTCGATCTTGAAGACCCGGGCGCCCATGTCGGCCAGCGCCTGCGTGCACCAGGGTCCCGCCAGCACGCGCGTGAGATCGAGAATCTTCACGCCCTCGAGAATCGAGTGTTTCATAGTCAGAAAATTTTGTCGGGGTTGAGAATACCGTGCGGGTCGACGGCCGCCTTGATTCGCTGCATCAGTTCGATGGCGGTGTCGCCTGTTTCGCGCCGCAAAAATGCCTTCTTGTGATAGCCAATGCCGTGTTCGCCCGTGCAGGTGCCGCCGAGCGAGAGCGCGAGCGTCACGATCGCTTCGTTGAGTGCTTCGGCCTCCTCACGTTCGGCTTCGCTCCCGGGATCGATCACCATCAGCACGTGGAAATTGCCGTCGCCGACATGGCCGAAGATCATGCTCGGGAAACTCGCGTCCGCCATGATGCGGCCCGCGCCTTCGATCGATTCGGCGAGGCGCGAACGCGGCACGCAGGTATCGGTCGCGATGACGAGCGAACCGGGGCGCGACAGCTGGCAGCTGAAATACGCGTTGTGGCGCGCATGCCAGAGCCGCGTGCGGTCTTCGGGATGCACGGCCCAGGCAAAGTCGCCGCCGCCGTGCTGCGCCGCCAGCTCGCGCAGCGTCTCGACCTGCTCCTCGAGCGCCGCGGGCGAGCCGTGAAACTCGAGAAAGAGCGTCGGAACTTCGCGCAACGCCAGCTCGCGCGCGGCAAGGTTGATCGCCCGAATCGAGTTCGCGCAAAGGTATTCGCTGCGGGCGATCGGCAGACCCGCCTGGATTGCCTCGATCACGGTGGCCACGGCCGCGTCCGTGTCGGGAAACGCGATCACGGCGGCGCTCACCGACTCGGGCAGCGGATACAGGCGCAGCACGACCTCGGTGATGATGCCGAGCGTGCCTTCCGAGCCGACGAACAGGCGCGTGAGGTCGTAGCCCGCGGCCGACTTCGCGGCCCGCGTGCCCGTTTGCACCACGCGTCCGTCCGCCAGCACCACGGTCAGCGCGAGCACGTTCTCGCGCATCGAGCCGTAGCGCACGGTGTTCGTGCCCGATGCGCGCGTGGCCGCCATGCCGCCCAGGCTCGCATGCGCGCCGGGATCGACGGGAAAAAACAGGCCCTCGGCACGCAACGCGGTGTTCAGCTGTTCGCGCGTCACGCCCGCCTGAACCGTGGCGGTGAAATCGCCCGCGTCAACCTTGAGCACGGCGTTCATCTGCGAAAGGTCGATGCAAACGCCGCCTCGCGTGGCCAGCAGTTGTCCTTCGAGCGACGAACCCGCGCCGAACGCGATCACGGGGACGCGGTGCGCATGACAGCGCGCGAGAACGTCCTGCACGTCTTGCGTCGATCGCGCGAACACCACGGCATTCGGCGGCATCGCCGCGAACGGCGCCTCGCCCCGGCCATGCTGCTCGCGAACAGAGTCGGCCGTGGAATAGCGATCGCCGAACGCGCGCCGCAACGCGTCGTGCAACGCCTCGGGCAACGTGCCCGCGTCGAGAAGCGAAGGCGTCATCTCAACGCCCCTCGAAACGCGGCCGGCGCTTTTCCTTGAACGCCCGCAGTCCTTCCTGGGCGTCCTCGCTATGCGTCACGCGCTCGATCGCCCTGGTGGCCAGGTAGAACGCTTCGGACGGACTCTGCGGCAGCGTCTGGGCGCTCATCTGCTTGAGCTGCGCCATCACGAGCGGCGCGTGCGTTGCCATTGCCGCGGCGAGTTCGAGGGCCACGCTCAGGTGCTCGCCCCGGCTCGTCACGCGATTGACGAGACCCACGTCGTAGGCGCGCGCCGCCGTCATGGGGCCGCCGAGCAGCATCAGTTCCATGGCGACCTTGTGCGGGACGCGCGCGACCAGCGAGGCGATCATGCCCTTCGACACACCCACGCGCGCTTCGGGATAGATGAACTGCGTGGTTTCGGCGGCCACGCACAGATCGGCGAACGCCACGATGCCCACGGCCATGCCGACCACCGGCCCTTGCACGGCGGCGATCAGCGGCTTCGTCAACTCGATGCCGATGCCGGGCACGGCGCGCCAGAAGTTTTCGGGCGGCGCGGTCAGATCCGCGCCGGCGCAAAACGTCTCGCCCGCGGCGCACAGAATGCCCACGCGATCGCTGCCGTTTTCGAGGCGCGTGAGCGCTTCCCGTAGTTGATCGCACATGAGCGCCGTCATGGCGTTGCGCTTCTCCTCGCGATCGATCGTGATGATCGCCACGCCCGCCTCCGAGCGATAGCTCACGCATCCTTCGGCCATGTCGTCGCCTCCTGTCGTTGCCGTTGTCTTTTGTGATGCGACGACTGTACGGCCGGGGGCTACTAAGGAGAAGCAAGAGTTTCTTGCCGATTAATTATGAAAATCGAATGAATTGCGCGCGCGTGGCGGTTAAAGACGATGGCCGGTTTCCGCGAGCGGCCGCTGCGCGAAGGTCGCCGGGCAACGCGCGCCCTACCCGCGCGCCGCCCGGCTCAGGCCGCGCTCAGAACGCGTAGGACACCGTCACCTGCGCCGACAACGGCGGGCTCGGCATGAGCGTGTAGTCGAAGGTCGCGGCTGAGCCGCCGGTGTAGTACTTGCGGTTGAACAGGTTGAAGATATTCAACTGCGTCTTCCACGGCCCGCGCTGATACGACGCCATCGCGTCGGTGCGCACGTAGCCGGCGAGCTTGAAGGTATTCGGCAGGGTCGCCTCGCGCGGGCCGACGTAGTACACGCCCGCGCCCACCTGCAAGCCCGGCACCGACTGCAACTGGTAGACCGTCCACAAGCTCGCGCTGTGCCGCGGCACGTTGCTCAACACATCGCCCACGGGAAACGTCGTATCGCTCGTGACTTTCGCGAGCGTGTACGCATAGGTGAAGATGGCCTTCCATCGCGGCGTGAGGTTGCCGGCAATGTCGAGTTCCACGCCCTGGCTCCGTTGCTTGCCGGTGAGCACTTCCAGCAGCGGGTTCGTGGGATCGGTGGTGAGAATGTGATTGCGGTTCAGATTGAAGAGCGCGAGATTCGCCGTGAGGCGGTCCTTGACGAGATCCTGCTTCACGCCCACTTCGAACTGCTCCGCGACCTCCGCGGCATAGGTCGCGTTGCTGCCGCTATGACCCACGTTAGGCGCATAGCTGCGGCTCCAGTCCGTGAACAGCGAGGTGCCGCTCACGGGTTGCCAGACCAGACCCACGCGCGGCGAAAACGCCGTCTGCTGACCTCGGCCCGTTTCCTCGCCACTCTCGTCGGCGCGATTGATGAAGCGATCCGCGCGCAAGCCCAGCTGGAGCTTGACCTGCCGCGTGATGTCGACGAGATCCTGCACGTAGACGCCGTAGTCCGCGCCGCGCCCCTGATGGCCCGGCAAGGGATCGCCGGGCGTCAATCCGGAAACGTAGCCGGGATTGAAGAGATCCAGCGTCATCGACGAGACCTGCGAGCCGCCGCTGCCCACTTCCAGATAGCCGTAATCCACGCCCGCGAGCAGCGAGTGCTTCAGGCTGCCGGTGAAGAAGTCGCCCGCCAGTTCGGCCCGCGCGCCGTACTGGCGCGACACTTCGTTGGCGCCGCTGTACACGGAGTAATCGAGCAGATTGCCGGTGGCCGTCGTGCTGTCTGGGAAGGATTGCGTCGATCGCTGGCGCGCGTAGCTGTATTGGCCCGCGAGGCGCAGCTTCCAGTTGCTCGACAGCGCGTGCTCGAACAACAGCGTTTCGGCAACCGTATCGTTCCTGCCGTAGTCGCCATCCACGCCGGGATACACGCCGCTTTGCAGGCCGTAATAGCGCGTGCGCGACAGCGCCTGATAGTTGGGCACCGCGGGAACGCCGAAGTCGAAGCCGTCGCGGTTCGAATGATTGAACTCGGACAGTAGCGTGAGCGAGGTGCCGTGGTGATTGTCCCAGCTGATGGCCGGCGCGATGGACCATGACTTGTAGCCGCCGTTGTCCTGGAACGTCGAGTTGCTTTCCGCCGCGCCATTGAGGCGGATGCTCAGCTCGTCGTTCAGCGCGCGGTTCACGTCCACGGTCGTGCGCACGAGGCCGTAGCTGCCCGCCGTCACGCCGATTTCACCGAAATTGTCCGGCTCCGGCCGCTTCGAAACCGTGTCGATGTAACCGCCCACCGCGCCCACGCCACCGTACAGCGCGCCCGCCGGACCTTTGAATATCTCCACGCGGTCGATGTTCTGCACGTCGCGAAACGCGTAATAGCCGTAGTTGCGGAAGCCGTCGCGCAAGCCGTTGCTCTCGCTGAAGCCGCGGATATTGAAGAAGGTCGCGCCGTTGCCGCCGTAGCTCGCCTCGGCGTGCACCCCGCTCACGTTGTCCGCGATCTGGTCGATGCGGGTCACGCCACGGTCGCGCAGCACCTCGGACGGCACGACCTGGACGGACGCGGCGTAGTCCTTGAGCGGCACGCCGGTTCTCGTGGTGCTGTCCGACGTGGTTGCCACATAGCTGGACACGCTCGAGCCGATCACGGAAATCACCGGCATCGTGCCTTCCGCGAGCGCGGGTGCGGGCGAGCCGGCGTGGCCATGCGCGTCCTGCGCGGTGGGCGTGGCGCCGTGCGCGGCGGGCGCCTCGACGCCGGACGCCTGGGTGACATCGGGCGATGGGGTCAACGTACTCGATGCAGTCGATGCGGTCGATGCGGATTCCGCGGCTCGCGCCTCGGGGGCGGCGAGACATCCCGCGCACAGCATCGCGATGGCCAGTTGCAGAGGTGCGGTCCGAAAGCGGGTGAGCGGCTTCGGATCGCGATCGTCGGCACCGCACGCCACAGGCGCACGCATGCCGACGACGCCCGCGCGCGGCGGTCGTTGTTGGGTTTTCATGGTTTCGGTTCGGCAAAAGAAAAAGTCGTGCGTGCGCCGCGCCATCACGGCGCGCGCAGCAAGGCGACGAACTTCAGCTGAACCGGGGCGGGGCGCGCGAAAGCGGCCGGAAATGGAGAGGAGGACGCGCTGGCAAGCGCGTCGATACGTCGCGCCACGTTTGCGTGACGCGCGTCAGCGTGAACAGGACGATCGCGAGCGCGATGCCCACGCAGGCCACGACGAGCGCGGCGCTGAACGGGCACAGGCCGTCGTCGCCGTTCATCGAATCGTGATCGTGAGAGCCGGGCATCGACATGCCGGGCATGTCCATGTCTTCGTGCATCATGCCCGCCATAGGGCTCATGTCCATGCCGGGCATCGCCATGCCGGACATGGCGTGGGATCGCACCGCCAGCGCGCCGCGATCCTGCGCGAACATCGGGCCGTGGCCGGAACACATGACGAGCGCGAAGTCGCCCTGCGCCACCGATACCGGATCCAGCATGACGGCGCCCGGCAAGAGCGCGCGCGCAAAGAGAACGGCGAAGGCGGCCAGCAACCACGCCCGGCTCGCCATGCCGCCTCGCAGCAGGAACCGGCGAAAGGCATTCATGGCGCGCATTCTACCCGGCTTTCAGGCACGGACCTGCGCCAATTCGCCCGCCGCTGCGCGCCGGACAGCGGCGCCGTGCCGCTTTCGCGTGGGCGAAGCGCCATCCCTGCGCGTGACCGCGCGACCGGCAACCGCCCCTATCGCAGCTATCGAAGCCATCGAAGCCCAGCGTCGCGCCGATACGGCGCCACCCCGAATCGCGCGAGCGCGCATGAGCCGAACTGCGTGAGGGCAACGGGGAAAACGTGGGCGACGCGCGTCATGACAAGGCGCGCCGCCCCGGGCACGCCGCGATGAACCCGGCGAGTCAGCGTGAACCGCACGCCGTCGGGGTTGCAGTTGTACGAAACGGTATCTCTTC is a window encoding:
- a CDS encoding MFS transporter; the protein is MQPTASDVYDPVGVSVEKSTYAKVHLRILLPLAICFMLAFIDRINVGFAYIHMRGDIGLTDAAYGLGVGLFFVSYTLFEVPSNLLLTRVGARKTISRIMILWGLISSSTMFAHTPTQFFIARLALGAAEAGFFPGAMLILTYWYPANKRARAIALFSLAVPAAGMFGSPLSGWIMHTFNDVAGLRDWQWLFLIEGILPVVVGVAMFFFLTDSPAQARWLSADEKALVTGLLDAEQKAKGYSDKTHHFGAALKSPKLYIVALAYFPVAWVGSVLNYWGPLMLKQLGGGTILNIGLLLAIPSIAGAIGMLIVCRSSDKRMERRWHWAISALVTACAVVYLSQIHHDLYGALITLAAINIGYLCIAALFFTIPTAFLSGSAAAGGLALVSAMGQVGGFLAPIVIGHVKQSTGSFALALMLVAALLLVAACFVIFLIPAGIFGKDSRLR
- a CDS encoding LysR family transcriptional regulator, giving the protein MRLTNLRLLRVFDAVARLSSFVEASKALHMTPAAVSLAIRDLESSLDFRVFERTTRHVRLTEAGRKFFVCVERVLTEIRATESCAASLRAGNNFDTVRVATTPAVISSLLGVVLERAPVLWPNVRITCVEVPSHQLVEAIDLRAADITIGVRLPNDDFHESQPLFVSRWVALVPRTHALAGHRSLTWRQIQNVSLIIINESSRLRIQSALPADLVLENVHSVSTAMFAVASAANGGGIVVVPGYVSPLALLHNLDVVPITEPDIPHLLEIGVSRQPKPDPHILQIRDFLVEQVQETYKDLA
- a CDS encoding carboxymuconolactone decarboxylase family protein, translated to MFLNNWVEVLKKNRTASATLLEHHPKLMSGFRGLNEAQGGTGTLDAKTRELIALAVAVTTRCEGCIASHAQAAKAAGVTEAELAEAMSTAIALNAGAAYVYSLKAMDALKTFQQA
- a CDS encoding sulfurtransferase, which gives rise to MAASAFAASTLIDARTLRDRLARCRVIDCSHDLARPEAGSAEFRAGHVPGAVHAHLDHDLSGAKTGTNGRHPLPEPAAFAAWLGRQGIGRHDAVVAYDRSGGMYAARLWWLLRWLGHADVCVLDGGWQAWVEQGGEVAADAPRYDATRYEASAPAAAMWVDAGFVLRNLQTGEALVVDARGAERYRGVVEPIDARAGHIPGALNRPYTDNLAATGGFKSAAQLSDEWRTLLGARPANEVVAQCGSGVTACHNLLALEAAGLGGARLYPGSWSEWASDPHRPTATGA
- a CDS encoding CaiB/BaiF CoA transferase family protein, giving the protein MKHSILEGVKILDLTRVLAGPWCTQALADMGARVFKIERPGNGDEMRQSPPFLKDTEGNRTTYTPAYVSVNRGKQSLTIDFTQDAGRRLVLELAAQCDVFVENFKVGDLKRYGLDYEAVRAINPRIVYCSITGYGQDGPMARYPGYDPILQGVSGIMSTCGLPEGQPGAGPLRSMVPLIDVMTGMISTSSVLAALYHQQRTGEGQCIDVALLDVAMSATSYLSQNFLLTGQVAARIGNGSRLFAPSNCYQCADGPLLIQIGNDGQWEKLCKALKRETWLSDPRFASNGARLEHVLELDREITAVTSGLKRHDVTAWLSDMGVPCGPVNTIAEAYDHPQVVHRGLRAEVEHPELGKIPVVRSPFRFSHTPVEHRPPPGLGAHTASVLASELAIPAEQLRELAEAGVI
- a CDS encoding FAD-binding oxidoreductase produces the protein MTPSLLDAGTLPEALHDALRRAFGDRYSTADSVREQHGRGEAPFAAMPPNAVVFARSTQDVQDVLARCHAHRVPVIAFGAGSSLEGQLLATRGGVCIDLSQMNAVLKVDAGDFTATVQAGVTREQLNTALRAEGLFFPVDPGAHASLGGMAATRASGTNTVRYGSMRENVLALTVVLADGRVVQTGTRAAKSAAGYDLTRLFVGSEGTLGIITEVVLRLYPLPESVSAAVIAFPDTDAAVATVIEAIQAGLPIARSEYLCANSIRAINLAARELALREVPTLFLEFHGSPAALEEQVETLRELAAQHGGGDFAWAVHPEDRTRLWHARHNAYFSCQLSRPGSLVIATDTCVPRSRLAESIEGAGRIMADASFPSMIFGHVGDGNFHVLMVIDPGSEAEREEAEALNEAIVTLALSLGGTCTGEHGIGYHKKAFLRRETGDTAIELMQRIKAAVDPHGILNPDKIF
- a CDS encoding enoyl-CoA hydratase/isomerase family protein — protein: MAEGCVSYRSEAGVAIITIDREEKRNAMTALMCDQLREALTRLENGSDRVGILCAAGETFCAGADLTAPPENFWRAVPGIGIELTKPLIAAVQGPVVGMAVGIVAFADLCVAAETTQFIYPEARVGVSKGMIASLVARVPHKVAMELMLLGGPMTAARAYDVGLVNRVTSRGEHLSVALELAAAMATHAPLVMAQLKQMSAQTLPQSPSEAFYLATRAIERVTHSEDAQEGLRAFKEKRRPRFEGR
- a CDS encoding TonB-dependent receptor yields the protein MKTQQRPPRAGVVGMRAPVACGADDRDPKPLTRFRTAPLQLAIAMLCAGCLAAPEARAAESASTASTASSTLTPSPDVTQASGVEAPAAHGATPTAQDAHGHAGSPAPALAEGTMPVISVIGSSVSSYVATTSDSTTRTGVPLKDYAASVQVVPSEVLRDRGVTRIDQIADNVSGVHAEASYGGNGATFFNIRGFSESNGLRDGFRNYGYYAFRDVQNIDRVEIFKGPAGALYGGVGAVGGYIDTVSKRPEPDNFGEIGVTAGSYGLVRTTVDVNRALNDELSIRLNGAAESNSTFQDNGGYKSWSIAPAISWDNHHGTSLTLLSEFNHSNRDGFDFGVPAVPNYQALSRTRYYGLQSGVYPGVDGDYGRNDTVAETLLFEHALSSNWKLRLAGQYSYARQRSTQSFPDSTTATGNLLDYSVYSGANEVSRQYGARAELAGDFFTGSLKHSLLAGVDYGYLEVGSGGSQVSSMTLDLFNPGYVSGLTPGDPLPGHQGRGADYGVYVQDLVDITRQVKLQLGLRADRFINRADESGEETGRGQQTAFSPRVGLVWQPVSGTSLFTDWSRSYAPNVGHSGSNATYAAEVAEQFEVGVKQDLVKDRLTANLALFNLNRNHILTTDPTNPLLEVLTGKQRSQGVELDIAGNLTPRWKAIFTYAYTLAKVTSDTTFPVGDVLSNVPRHSASLWTVYQLQSVPGLQVGAGVYYVGPREATLPNTFKLAGYVRTDAMASYQRGPWKTQLNIFNLFNRKYYTGGSAATFDYTLMPSPPLSAQVTVSYAF